The nucleotide window GTTGTTCCACGAATGCCTAGAAAAAGCCCTTGAATCATATTGATTGTTGCAAACGTCACCTTTCCATGCCTTTGAGGGAAAAGCAACAAGTtgatcaaaaccaaaccaaaagctTGCACACGCTTTTCCTCCCATTGCCCCTTCGTTACAAAGAAATCGATCTGATGGCGTTCAAAGGACTCCTTTTCCCCAAACCGGTCGTATAGAAACTTCAGTGGACAAGATCCAGCGTCGGGGTGTTGGTCTAAGCTATTGTTTCGCAATCCCAGAAATCTGCAAAACTGCTCTTTCGTTCCTCTGCTCGGGTATATCATAGGACTGCCTTTTCCTGGTACTTGCAACAATCCCTCTAACTCTTCTAGTGTCGGGGTGAGTTCGCACATTCCAAACCGAAAAACCGAGGCATCTGGATCCCAGTAATTGATCAATGCTTGGATAGCAGATACATTGGGTATTATATCAACCAAGCTCGGTAGATGTCCCACATATTGGAATAATCCCCCAATTTCATAGGACAGGTTGTTCCTCCACTGATTCAGCTCTCGGGGAACTTGGTTGAGCATTCGACACTGCGTCATCTGGTCAGGAAATTCACTTAGATACCATTACCTTGGGATTTTACCCCTTAGGTTAAACTtgcaaaatgtaaacgtgcaaatcccaaaaatagggttaaatacccatgggatgAGGGTTGGCTTCCCTAATATGGAAATTGCCTAATTGGCATTCCTTCTAAGTTTTAATGCATGATGctatttattaaagcgatataaacatgtgacaaatatggcctagaggatataaataatgcaacggggaaaaggtctaaaaatgacATGTATTTATTGAAAGCTAACTGCAAAAAAAAACTGAAGTTTAAACATGCGAGTTATCTAATAGGTAAGTCGCTAGAAGAGTGCCAAAGGGGCCTCTTATtactaaggcacatgaatgcagatcaagaaaacaatgaaatggttagtgcagttgatagtacacataacacattgggagcagaaaagaaatacaataaagcaagtaaaaggggcggaaccccttccctcgtgcctaatgtacTTAAAagagggtgaggctgactctatcctagggaaatactaacatggatgcatgaggttggggttcactaatgcgactagactcgataaggcttaaaaggtccccaagccttcagacctaagggaatgggtcatcaatcccaagaccctcggtcggtggctcgagcggtCCCCTAGGTATTGCTATGGGCGCAAagcacaccatccacatacccagagaaaccattcctagtcctacaaggtggtgtgggaaagagcccacgaaaaataaaataaaatgggataaaagcaagtaaacgtgcacgtatgaagtgtttcccctattttgagggaaggggttgagaaccacgcgaggctctaaaggtgacacacaccccctcccaaatgcaatgcaagcgcgagataaagaagtaaatatacatccaatcaaccaatcatacgtacgtgagtgaaggaatagttgaatacgcgcgcgaggcaaaaggccctaaaaatggaaaatgcaaccctaatatccaaaatgcaatgcataaaaagggtagaaaaaggaaacgaatggctaagtcaaatgcttggacccacttaggaattccccagtggagtcgccaactgtcgcgccccatttttcgatATGTGTGAAAGTGTGatggtgtgtgagtgtgtgtgatatacatgtgaacgtgtgcggaatgaaaagtaaaaggccatgggacttagaatgcgacgatttggccaagtgaagttcaaaagggttttggtatcaaaaaatggagtcgccacttggtatagagttagggtgtaccaagtcacccaaaaatgatttttgtttttgaataaaaaaaagtaaataaacccttttagagaacttttgggtctacgtaaccaaaagagggatcgggggtcacatttgacgaaggggaaggcaaggataaaaaaaatccaaggcaccccttcgacctagccaaggctagttgcgtgacttaaaccaatttttcctaattttttacCCAAGGTATGCATCGCGTgtttggatatgtctatatgaatgcaaaaacctagacctagggggacatgggggaaatttctcttcaaaggttgagtgatgccaatcacattaattgtgaagcccaacaatgatccttttggagaggtcacacctaaacctaaatgacgtgaaaaaatgagtggatgaatgcatgccatgaaaaatgtgagtttgtgtgaaaaagtaataaaaacaatagtgtgagtggaagtgtgcaaagaaaatgaaagtactcgtgtgcgagtgaagataaaagtgtgcgtgtgcaagtgaagataaaagtgttcgtgtgcaagtgaagataaaaagtgttcgtgtgcaagtgaaagtgagaaagagtgaaagtgtgatgatagagtggattgaaaatgcatgagcctagggaattcatgcatgttgggtacggggagacctaaatcgtgactcaatttgccctttgattagaaggcgaaactagcgtgctaaggctatcgagtagccacactcgctcgtttcccttatcggaaggggaccctcaagcaaatggaccctacaactatcatgatatgcaaaaaaatcctaaaatgaagggaaagggggttcgaggagcatgccaagtgataaaactaagaaaaatgcatgatatgtggtgaacaagcaaatgatatgctaatgaggggaaatccctaagggtctagcgttggactagcccattctatgaattccgactagcgttggactagcggaaacgtacattcatccattccattcattcatggctatgaaagcaagcagacatgccaaaatactcgtaaacacatagcacatagcatttagcatgctcgactagatgcaatgtcctaataaagcaattaacatataacacataggcatgcaaccattacatttgctaactaaaacaaaggggaaagggaaaatggaccaaattacttgctacgccctatctattacaagccaagaggtgtacacataccccattaataaaaatcaaaagtaaatgaaataaatgaaaggaaataaGGAGAGGCtaggaaagcaagtagacatgcaactTTCAATTAGCACATTAGTCCACATAGGAGAGAAACAAAAGGGGTAAAAGAGATTATACCTCCCCGTTGGTGATACTAAGGAAGTAAACAAACTCAACTTGGTTAGATTCACCCAAGAAAAGACTAACTTAggctaaaatcaccaaaaacaaaagattaatgcaccaatttagtgaTAAGATATAAACTAAACAATTTGAATCCATCAAAACATCAAACTTTCCCTCAATTGCAACTCAATGAAGTCAAAACTACTTAAAGACCAAGGCAAAAGGCATGATCATCCAATCCCCAAGCATAACATCTACTAAAAACCCAAAAGCAAGCACTACTCAATCATTTGAACCTAATTGAAACATTTTAAAACACAAAAAGCTCCCCAAGTAAATAACAAGATTCAAACAAACATTATGGAATTTTGAAAGTCCAAGAATGAACAAGGGTCCATGAATGAATTAAACATGCATTTTGAAAACTCAATAGCCACCATTAATCAACCAAATAAaaccaattgaaaaaaaaaaaaaaattaagagctGCTTCAAAAAACCCAAGGAAACGAAAAAACGACCAGATCCTAACCAATCACCAATAAAGTAACACGATAAAATAGGGATCTTAGATTGTCCCAAATAAATGTTATATGACCATGCCAGAAGCTGAACAATTGATGTCAAAATAAAAGTTTATCAGGATCAAATGATTCTTAATAAGAACTAAATAACAAGATGGTGGTTAATTATTGATCCCTCATCAGGCCTCCAGGACCCAGTAACAAGGTTGCTTCAGCAGCGACATCTTAAGGGTGAAATTAGGATGAGAAACATGATTAACTAGCCCCTATAATTCACATGAACCTTAATAGTAAATAGGTGGTAGAAATTAGCAAAACTTGTCGTGTACTGGCATGTATTTATTCACCAAGATGTATAAGAATACCCTATCTAAATCCCCCTCTATCAAACATTTTGTTGGAAATCAGAGAAGTTTCAGTCAGAGAACAGGTTTTTTGGTCTGTACTGGATATGGGTACTCCATCCTGCCAAATCTAAAATCTACAATAAGCAAGTACCCAGAACTTATGTTTTTTGATGTAAGTGGTCattttgagataaattttcaGTCTCTTTTAAGGTGAGATTAAGAATAGTTAAATTGCAGAAATGATACAATGGTGATAGGTGGTCTTCCATGTACTTTGCCCAATAAATTCTATTAAAGATGAATAGTTTCTGAGGCACTTCTGGAGCAGTTAAAGATTCCTGATGGAAAATGAAGCTTTCAGCCCAAAAATTCACGTCCTTAAAACTGGtaaaagaataataaaaaataataaaagaaatggCAAGAACTGCACTGCTAGACCAATCCAACTTAACTTAACAATAGAATTCAAATCCTAAATCTATGCAGACAAACACACACAGAGATAGAGAGCATCATATTAAGAACTCAAACATGTATAGTTGAGCTCGCCCAGAGAAAAGTTAATTGCACTTCAAGTGAATCATCAATTGATCACTAGACACCAAATGATACAACCATGTGCTTTCAACAAACACTGTTAAACTTTGTGCAGAAAGCAAGAATAGGTGCTGCATGTTAAGCCAAATATTGGCTTATCTAGTCCAACTGTTCCACTAATCAATAATGCAGTTAATTCCGCTTTTCTATAAAGAAAACCTAccattttatttgctttttctGAGAGCCAGTTTTCTTGAAATTTAGACCTTGAATGCAGGTAAATGTTTTCACCTCGGACATGTTTTATATGCTTCTGcatcaaaattccagcaatataCATAAATCATATGGTTGGGTTCCAAAAGGTTGCTTCTTGACAGAATAAAGGGTGTTTTGTGATTAAGAAAGTAAATGCTGCAAAGAAGGCATTATCATATCCATGCATTATCAAGTTGAGATCAGGCAGCTAGCACACCAAGCCGCTCACAAGCTGCAACTTGGCTTGACTTGGTGTTCACTGAGCTCATGTCAAGCTTGAGTTGCTCAATTAGCCTAAAGAGTCAAGCTCAAGTATGTTAGTATTCCACTCAAAGGCTGATCAAGCTTAGTCGATCTTTTTATAAATGGTAATAAGTataaaattctttttatttttataataacATAGCAAATTTACTTCTTGTTAGAATGGACTGAGCTCGTGCTCAATTTTGAGCTTGGCAGATTTAAATCGACAAACTGACCTTGACTAAATTATGCAAATACCCAACTTGACTCAGCTTGATTGCAGACCCTCATTGAGATAATATACATATCTGTCCGCATTTCGATTGTCTATTCCAAAGAATCAACTATGCTACGCCAATAAACAACTTCTTAGCCTCAAAGCCATATATAAAGACttaaaaacataattaaaaaaaaaagcccacAAACACACAAGTAGCAAAATAAACCGTGATATAATACGTGCAAACACATAATCTGGtacagtttttatttttttggggtgtATAATCTGCGCTCTGAATTGCACAAAAAacaaaatcacatttttatGGTAGCCTTTCTGTGGAAATACCTAAAATCAAGTTTTCGTCCATAAGTTACCGGAATTATCATAGATTCAAAAATAATAGAATCTTACGCCCTTTTCTTTGTGTGTTTTTGCCTACACTAACACCACCAATTATTTGATGGAATGCAGACAAACCAAATTCAAATGAAACAAATCAAATGACAATCATTTACAAGCAAAATGACTtctcaaaaaaaattcaatcatGAGGGGGTGAAGAAAGAAAGGAACCTGAGTGGAAGTTCGTTGATTTGAGATGCTGATGGGTTTGAGAGCGGACCAAATGAAGCAGTGCAGTTCTTGCCATTTCTAAATTGAACcctaccaaaaaaataaaaggagcaaaaaaaaaaaaaacacgctttctttcttcttttcagtGGAGAGAGATCAGAAAACCCTAACTCCAACTTCAGACATCCAGCCAAGGGTTTTGCAGTGGAAAAGAAAATGGGAAGTAGTGCACGGAAATATTTATGTCCGCAAAGATGCATGTCAGCAAGGGCATTTGGTCTAGTGGTATGATTCTCGCTTAGGGTGCGAGAGGTCCCGAGTTCAATTCTCGGAATGCCCCtcatatttgattttttttttcccgccACCCTCCGGGGAGCCGAGTAATAAGCTTACCATCCAGAAGCTATTCTCACATTATTTGGACCATTTTTTTGCCACACTAAACCATCATGTAAATGTTTCGGTACAAATTTGTAAATCACATAGCTCAAATTAAATTCTGATTAATTCTTGATGTGCTTGCATGAGCCATCATCAACCACATGACTCAACAAATTAAGTCAATGCAAATGCACTTGCATTTGTCTCAAGCTCATTTcgtaaaactgaaatctaaatttGCTAAATTTATTAAGTCACATTTGTTTGATAATCATCCGAATTTGACAACTGAATTGGAACTTTGTGtcttatgtataatatatagtTTAATCAAATATTgtgctttatttttattttaaattaatttttaaagtATTAATTCTCAATAATCAAATAATTTATCAGCATGGAAAGTGTGTTATAATGGTGTATATGGGCAAAGTTCTACACGTTGATGTATATAATGGTGGATTTTATCAACTTGCATTTAGAAATAAACAGCACACAATCAAGGTTAGAACTTAGTAAATTCTTAAACCAAACATGAACTTCTTAAACTCGTCATTAATGTAAAACTGCATCTGCCAAACTATTCATTATGCAAGTCAAAATACTACACCAACTATGTTAACAACCATCATTAATGCATCCATCATTAATGCTCTTATTGATATATATCCTCAGAGAGACATGTTGACGCCTGATAGCACCAGTTGGTATCCTCTATACCACTATTCGGTGCCAAATTCAGTGCCCATCCCACTTATCACGTGAAGGTagaataaatttaaataaacaatacatgataaattaaataaataggaCACTTGGCATAAATATAGAAGTGACACTGAATTGCTACAGGAAAAGTGACACTGAGGATCCCGTGTGCGATAGCACCGTTAGCCAAAAAacagaaggaaaacaaaaaaaagggccTTAAATATATCTCTAATGTTCATGGCCTTCCTTCCAGAAGCACTTGGTCTTAATTTGGATCTTTCTTTATTCTCCTGAGTGAGCTGGTCCGTTTGCCAGTTCGTTTATTGCTTCCTTCCACCCTATACATCAGCTTTGACCCTTCCTTGCTCTTCTAGTAGTAATCCTATATATTCTTCTCTTTTCGGGTAGACCTTTACTCCTTCCGCGTCTTCTTGTTTTTAAGTTTTCACCACTTAATAAAAGAAGCATTAACTAAGTgcccttcaaggcatcaattgtCAAAGTTGACAATCACTCCTCTAGATTGTctaaccaaaaccaaaagatCCAGTCACCAAACAAATGGTAAGAATACCATAAATTATATAAGATCGTCTAGAAGCTGTCACAATTAAAGGGAGCCATTACTACGCATTCTACACGCTCACATGCTCTCCAAATAAAGTATGCAAAGATGGACAACCTGCCCTAGTATATATAGACTTCCCACTACCCCAGTTTTTATTCATCAAACACATTCCTACACGTATTCTCTCTAGCTCACACAACACTGTatatcttgaattcttgattaCTTGATCTAGCTAGCTCTCCTCCTAGAAAGtagaaaggagaaaaagatggaaaacaaaggaaacacTACTTGGGAATActttggagaagaagaagaagaagaagcggAGGACACTCTTTCTTTCTGCAACCTCAACATACAAGAATACAAAGAATGCTCCGTCCTTCAAAGCCCTAGAGATTCCTCAGCTCAGGATTTGTTTGAGTTCTTCAGCGATGAACGAAGCCCTGAATTTTTCAGCGCCCCAGATGTCGTTTTCTGCGGGAAACTCATGCATGAGAACCGAGATGATCAGCTCAATGAGTATCAAAAGAGAGACTATCTAACCATGGTCAGATCCCACTCTTTTCGTCCTTCTTCTCGTGATGAAAAGGACCGTTCTACGGCGACAAAAAGCTTGGTTTCTCGCCAGATTTCGAGTTCTAAGTCTCGCGTGGGTTCAATCTATCGTGTGCAGAATGTGAACATATCTGGTTTGACTTCCATGTCAAAGAAGTCCAGAAGAAGAATGTTCATGTTTGGACCAGTCAAGTTCAAGCCAGAAATGGAGCTGAGTGCTATTAAGGAGAGGCAAGGCCGTCGTTCGACTACTAGTACCACCATGTCGCCGCCAACGCAGGTAAAGGATGGCGGAAAGGCGGTGGTCAGAAGTGGTGGGAAGGCGGCACCAGCAGCAGATAAGGGAAAGAGGAGTGGCACCTGGAATATGGTGAGGTCGTTGCGGGGCAAAGGCCACCTCACTGCCGTGTTGGCCAGGTCGTTCGGGTGCATTCCAGCTGCTGCTAGTGTGGGAAAATACCTTCCAGTGGCCAATTAGTCTTTGCCGAAgtttgaattgggacttgtgGATGGACGTTGTGTTCATGATTATATGGCATAATTGgcatttgatttcttttttcttgacaaaagaaaattaaaaagaatatGTCAGTGATATTTGTGAATAAATATTAATTACACTTTGCCCCCCTAAATTCTAGGTATATACAATTTATCTCCTATCATTAAGATTGTTAGTGCTAtttgagagagagaaagagagtgtCGTCTTCTTTGTGACCAAAATACCTCTACAAACATGTACCTTCTAGTTTtgtaattaacaatttaaaatttcattagAGCTATACATTCAATAGTCATAGAGTTAGAATACTATTTATGTAACATTCTAAAATGCAACATATTTCATTctaaagtgtttttttttttttgagcaaaacTGGTTATTTTTTAATGTTCATAAGTGCTTTTAACagtgagtgtgtttggataggagattatttgaaatattatttggaataattactgtagcactttttatgatataatgtatatgagataaaaaggtaattgggaaaataaaaaggtgtattggaaattgtaatggtgatataagcaaataaatttgaacAAATAACCTCCTGTCCAAGTATCTCTAGGTATTTTACCAATTGCCTTTCAATTGTGGACATATAGCCATATTGTGAGGGCATTAACATCATTTAGTCGTGTTTTCGATTGACTGGTTTTCATGGATGGTAACATGTGTATATCTTGAGTTTAGAGGGACAAAACGTTACTTCACATCAAGTATCGGGGAGCAAACTGTAATTTAGCCTATTTCTTGTCACTCCTCGTGTtatacttgttttttttttggattactAGGACCTCCTATTCGACCATGGTTTGGTAAGAAAAAGACTTGCAAATTTGTTTAAAGACGACCGTTTCCTTGTAGTATTTACTTCCTGATCAAGGCCCGAAGCCTCTACTGTCAGATTTGCGTTCAATTGGTAGACCAAATTTGGTTAAATTGGAAGTCTTGACTATCCTTACAGTTTACCTGTGCCTCTTTTTGCGCACTAACACCCTTTCTTTGCTTGGATAGTGAATTATTTgtacaaatttatttatttatattataaatatatttttcaatcatatttGATCTCATATATGTTATATCAAAAAAGTATTATAgtaactttttttaaaaataattatcccAAATTATCTGCAAGTTTCGCTAACAAAGCAAAAATTCCTAATCAGCTGATAGTACTTCAGTATTAATTTAATTAACTCAACCAATGAAAGTAATATTTGCTGTATGGGGAAAAAAGATGGCACAACTTACGTTTTCTTGTGCCTAATTGGGTTCTTCAAATGACGAACTTTTTCAGCATTGACCTGGGAGAAACACACAGCACATTCATCATCTTTTAATATACCCTTTCTTACCATAAAAAATGCGTTTTAGCTATCTACGTAATGCCGATAAAAACAAAGTACCTTATCATCACATCGATTAGGGCGAATTTCTGTAAATAATGCCGAAATAAGAAATCATGACAAATTTGGTGTTTTTGACAAATTAGTTCTTTAATAGGGGTCACCGTAAATGTGAAAAGCGACATTGAGCGAAATTGaatttattttaagtttttttatATAAGTTAAAcgaataataatttttttaaaaaaatttgccaATGCGGTGACTAGCTTAATTGCATCCAAAACGAATTTATGCACCATTGATCAACTATTGATCAATGGTGTgaatttttttgagaaaaaaaattgaccacTTTTGGATGCGCGAAATTTTAGCACCATTGATCAATAGTgcggaaatttttttttaaaatccagACGTCACATGTGGATGCGGTATCTGGTAATGGATGCGACAAAACTCTATGGGTTGATCAATAGCACATACACTCCATTGACAGTAAGGGTAGGCAAAATTATCCGATAACCTGAAAATCCGTCATATTCGATTCGATCCGATTCGAAAATTAGGATAtccgatttttattattttatcgGGTCAATAAAGGGTCAGGTACCCGCTAAGATATGGGGCGGGTTAGTGTCACATACATATAATTAAAAATCCGCGGGTACTCGATCGCGcccgcatatatatatatatatatatatttatttatttatttatttatttttatttttatacagacactataaaataataatttagaactaaataaataattttattgaacaaattacattacaaatatgagagacaatagtt belongs to Coffea eugenioides isolate CCC68of unplaced genomic scaffold, Ceug_1.0 ScVebR1_2688;HRSCAF=3762, whole genome shotgun sequence and includes:
- the LOC113757064 gene encoding uncharacterized protein LOC113757064; the encoded protein is MENKGNTTWEYFGEEEEEEAEDTLSFCNLNIQEYKECSVLQSPRDSSAQDLFEFFSDERSPEFFSAPDVVFCGKLMHENRDDQLNEYQKRDYLTMVRSHSFRPSSRDEKDRSTATKSLVSRQISSSKSRVGSIYRVQNVNISGLTSMSKKSRRRMFMFGPVKFKPEMELSAIKERQGRRSTTSTTMSPPTQVKDGGKAVVRSGGKAAPAADKGKRSGTWNMVRSLRGKGHLTAVLARSFGCIPAAASVGKYLPVAN